Proteins from a single region of Cydia splendana chromosome 9, ilCydSple1.2, whole genome shotgun sequence:
- the LOC134793506 gene encoding cryptochrome-1 encodes MLRSIQIMAGTPTLPSVIHWFRLDLRVHDNLALRNAINEAENRKYYLRPIYVIDPDIKHKVGVNRLRFLVQSLQDLDANLKKLNTRLYIIKGKAEEKLPELFDKWQVKNLTLQLDIDPELVRQDEIIEEIAEKKNIFVVKRVQHTVYDCNRVLKKNNGIVPMTYQKFLSLASEQPVKACIEINKQISDSCRPSDHDSQEYDVPNLSDLCIDESTLSPCKYVGGETEGLKRLDMYMARKEWVCKFEKPNSFPNSLEPSTTVLSPYISHGCVSAKLFYHKLKEVENGRRHTEPPVSLMGQLMWREFYYTAGTGTENFDKMVGNPLCIQIPWGKNEAHLKAWAEGRTGFPFVDAIMRQLKQEGWIHHLARHMVACFLTRGDLWISWEEGAKVFEDYLLDYDWSLNAGNWMWLSASAFFYKYFRVYSPVAFGKKTDKEGEYIKKYVPELAKYPAAFIYEPWKAPKEVQRRAGCVVGEGYPKRIVEHDKIHKDNMAKMNAAYKANKEKKEKKSLKRKRTDD; translated from the exons ATGTTGAGATCTATTCAAATTATGGCAGGAACACCTACATTACCGTCTGTTATTCACTGGTTCCGTCTGGATTTACGTGTACACGACAACCTTGCCCTACGAAATGCAATAAATGAG gcagAAAACAGAAAATACTACCTCAGACCAATCTACGTCATAGATCCTGACATCAAACACAAGGTTGGAGTAAACAGGCTGCGCTTCCTGGTACAAAGTTTACAAGATCTGGATGCCAACTTAAAAAAACTTAATACTCGCTTGTACATCATAAAAGGGAAAGCAGAAGAGAAACTACCAGAGCTCTTTGACAAATGGCAAGTGAAAAATTTAACTTTACAACTTGACATTGATCCTGAACTTGTAAGGCAAGATGAGATAATTGAGGAAATTgctgagaaaaaaaatatatttgttgttAAGAGAGTCCAACACACAGTTTATGATTGTAATAGGgtgttaaagaaaaacaatggaATTGTACCCATGACATACCAGAAGTTTCTCTCCTTAGCATCAGAGCAACCTGTCAAAGCatgtatagaaataaataaacagatATCTGACAGTTGCCGTCCATCTGATCATGATTCTCAGGAGTATGATGTCCCAAATTTAAGTGACTTGTGTATTGATGAATCCACACTTTCTCCTTGTAAATATGTTGGTGGTGAAACAGAAGGTTTAAAAAGACTTGACATGTACATGGCTAGAAAAGAGTGGGTGTGTAAGTTTGAAAAGCCTAATTCATTTCCAAACAGCCTAGAACCAAGCACTACAGTATTAAGCCCCTATATCAGCCATGGCTGTGTATCTGCAAAGTTGTTCTACCATAAGCTTAAAGAAGTTGAAAATGGCAGGAGACACACAGAGCCACCGGTATCGTTAATGGGTCAACTCATGTGGAGAGAATTTTACTATACTGCTGGAACGGGCACTGAAAACTTTGACAAAATGGTTGGTAACCCTTTATGCATTCAAATTCCTTGGGGTAAAAATGAGGCCCATCTCAAAGCATGGGCTGAAGGTCGGACTGGATTTCCATTTGTTGATGCCATAATGCGCCAGTTGAAACAAGAGGGCTGGATACATCATTTAGCCCGACACATGGTAGCTTGTTTCTTAACCAGAGGAGACTTGTGGATATCTTGGGAGGAAGGAGCCAAAGTATTTGAGGATTATTTACTGGATTATGACTGGTCTCTCAATGCTGGTAATTGGATGTGGCTGTCAGCTTCTGCTTTCTTCTATAAATACTTTAGAGTTTATAGCCCTGTGGCTTTTGGCAAAAAAACCGATAAGGAAGGTGAATACATCAAGAAGTATGTCCCAGAATTAGCAAAATACCCTGCAGCATTTATTTATGAACCTTGGAAGGCACCAAAAGAAGTACAACGCAGAGCTGGTTGTGTGGTTGGTGAAGGCTATCCTAAAAGAATTGTTGAACATGACAAGATTCACAAAGATAATATGGCAAAAATGAATGCTGCTTATAAAGCAAATAAAGAGAAAAAGGAAAAGAAATCTTTGAAGAGGAAAAGAACTGATGATTAA